A section of the Humulus lupulus chromosome 2, drHumLupu1.1, whole genome shotgun sequence genome encodes:
- the LOC133813878 gene encoding uncharacterized protein LOC133813878, which produces MAWKIIEEYLIPFVEKHQYQIPKSCKLHPDNDLFRDHEQHKIRIDVDEWKCGYCRKSFYEEKYIDNHFELRHNNLLNVTHGKCLADVCGALHCDLHIGMPQKTKCNPAASARNKHLCESLADSCFPVSKGPTASRVHEFFLRQFCDAHTCTGTSKPFSRGRKKRMNILYVVVSVLTMLLLLFFYTFIYLYQRGMKTGTQNLRRVSQSGRKKKPS; this is translated from the exons ATGG CATGGAAAATAATTGAGGAG TATTTGATTCCATTTGTCGAGAAACATCAGTATCAGATTCCAAAAAGTTGTAAGCTGCACCCAGACAATGATCTGTTTAGAGATCATGAGCAGCACAAGATCCGTATTGATGTAGATGAATGGAAATGTGGATACTGCAGAAAGAGTTTTTATGAGGAAAAATATATTGATAATCATTTTGAACTCAGGCATAACAATTTGCTGAATGTG ACTCATGGCAAGTGCTTGGCAGACGTATGTGGAGCCTTGCATTGTGACCTCCATATTGGCATGCCACAGAAGACCAAGTGCAATCCTGCTGCTTCTGCAAGGAATAAACATTTGTGTGAG AGCCTTGCTGATAGTTGTTTTCCAGTCAGCAAAGGCCCTACAGCAAGTCGGGTTCATG AATTCTTCTTACGCCAATTCTGTGACGCCCACACTTGCACTGGAACATCGAAACCTTTCTCTCGTGGTCGCAAG AAAAGAATGAACATACTTTATGTCGTCGTCTCCGTTTTGACGATGCTGCTCCTTCTGTTTTTCTATACCTTCATTTACTTGTACCAGAG AGGGATGAAAACCGGAACACAAAATCTGAGACGTGTTTCGCAAAGTGGAAGGAAGAAGAAACCCTCATAG
- the LOC133817150 gene encoding uncharacterized protein LOC133817150 isoform X1 — protein MFRRLYTTVDAPRLSKFYLHAPKCVEVRFANGSAFNLSAEFLRIYSPAADGRVRSIGGEKVISGRRQVGIMSAEPVGNYGVRMIFDDLHKTGIYSWDYFHHLGSNKFSLMRNYIKLLKKHRLSRNPPKRK, from the exons ATGTTTCGGAGGCTCTACACCACCGTCGATGCTCCTCGCCTTTCCAAATTCTATCTTCATGCTCCTAAATGT GTAGAAGTGAGATTTGCCAATGGTAGTGCATTTAACTTGTCAGCTGAATTTTTAAGAATATATAGTCCAGCTGCTGATGGAAGGGTCAGGTCAATTGGGGGTGAGAAG GTGATATCGGGTCGGCGCCAAGTGGGAATCATGTCTGCAGAACCTGTGGGAAACTATGGGGTAAG GATGATCTTTGATGACTTGCATAAAACTGGAATTTATTCATGGGATTATTTCCATCATCTGGGAAGCAACAAGTTTAGCCTCATGAGGAATTACATCAAATTGCTTAAAAAGCACAGGCTTAGCCGCAATCCACCTAAAAGAAAATGA
- the LOC133817150 gene encoding uncharacterized protein LOC133817150 isoform X2: MFRRLYTTVDAPRLSKFYLHAPKCVEVRFANGSAFNLSAEFLRIYSPAADGRVRSIGGEKVISGRRQVGIMSAEPVGNYGDDL; this comes from the exons ATGTTTCGGAGGCTCTACACCACCGTCGATGCTCCTCGCCTTTCCAAATTCTATCTTCATGCTCCTAAATGT GTAGAAGTGAGATTTGCCAATGGTAGTGCATTTAACTTGTCAGCTGAATTTTTAAGAATATATAGTCCAGCTGCTGATGGAAGGGTCAGGTCAATTGGGGGTGAGAAG GTGATATCGGGTCGGCGCCAAGTGGGAATCATGTCTGCAGAACCTGTGGGAAACTATGGG GATGATCTTTGA